The Archaeoglobaceae archaeon genomic sequence TCAAGGAAGGGAACGTTGGAGTTGTTTCAAGAAGTGGAACGTTAACCTATCAGATCTCCTATAACCTTACTTCTCTTGGCATTGGGCAATCTACAGTGGTGGGCATAGGCGGAGACAGGATAGTAGGACTAACATTTGCAGAAGTTCTTGAGATGTTTGAAAAGGATAAGCAGACTGAAGCGATCGTGCTAATCGGAGAGATAGGTGGGCGAGATGAAGAGAGGACCGCGGAGTTCATAAAAGAGAACATAAGCAAACCAGTCGTTGGTTACATTGCGGGAATTACCGCGCCACCCGGTAAAAGAATGGGGCATGCGGGAGCGATCATAGAAGGTGGTGTTGGAACCGCGGAGTCAAAGATCAGAGCTTTGAAGGCTGTAGGGGTTGAAGTTGGCAAAACTCCGAAAGAGGTTGCGGAGCTCGTTGCCAAAAAGCTCAAATGAGACTTGATCTCTGGCTTGTTAAAGAAGGGTATTTCAAAACGAGAAATAGAGCTAAGATCGCCATAAAGCAGGGACTTGTAAGAGTTAATGGAGTGGTTGTTAAAAAGCCCTCTGCAGAAGTCAATGAGAGCTACATGATCGAAGTTCTTGACGACAAGCCCGCTGGCTACTGGAAGCTGAAGCATTTGGACGAGACTTTTGGAATTTTCAAAGGCGATGAGGTTGTGCTGGATCTTGGAAGCTCTGCGGGCGGATTTCTGCTTTATGCACGCGAGAGAGCGAAGTTTGTATATGGCATTGAGTTCAGCAAGGAATTCGAAGAAGCCCTTAAAGAGCTTGAAAGCCTTGGAAACGTCAAAATATTTATAGAAGATGCTTTTAAGTTCGACATTAGCAAAATCGAGCATGTTGATGTTATTTTGAACGATCTAACTTTGCCCTTCGCCTCTTCGATGACCGCCTTGAGAAGATTTTTGCCCAAATTGAAGCCAGATGGCAAAATTCTATTTGTGCATAAGCTCAGTAAAGGAAATGAGGCAGATTTTAAAGGCTTTGAGATCATTGCTTTTGAGAGGGCTAAGGACAAGAGGGAAGTTTATTACCTGATTAAGCCTATTGAGCTCTGTAAATCTGAACAATAAAAATGCCTTTTTGACTCCAAACTTTTTTAATTTAACCTTAAAAATGAATTAAAACAACTCTTCTTGTAGATTACTTGAATACTGATCGTGTTCTTGATACATATCCATTAGTGACCGACAAAAACATTAGGATTTTCGCCAAAGAGGGTCAATATTTACGAAGAAGATATAAAGAGCGACCCACAATTTTAAATGTTGGATTTTGCAAAATCTATAAATAAAATAAAATTTTGGAGCTATAGTTCAACATAAGTCGCATCTATTATTCCATCAAGCTTTAGCATCTCCTTCAGCACTTCTTCTGTTGGTGGATCGTCTACAAGCAGTAGCATTAGCTGAACTCCACCAGGCTTGTCACCTTTTCTTCCCACGATCATTCCTGCGATGTTTATGTTATTCTTTCCGAACAATGTGCCCACCCTACCTATCACTCCCGGCTTATCTTCGTGCAAAGATATGATATAATGCCCCTTTGGAATGAAGTTCACATGATATACGTCAATTCTGAGCAGTCTGTATTCCTTTCCAAAGCAAGTTCCCGCAAAAGAGATGCTCTTTCCATCGCTTTCGATCTCAACTTCCAATAGACTCTCGTAGTTTTCAACTTTTTCAACAACACTGGTCTCGACTTTTATCCTCCTCTCCTCAGCTATCTTCTTCGCGGAGATAAGATTTATCCCTGCACCCAATGTTTTTTCAAGTAGCCCCTGAAGTAACGCTCTGACCACAAATTCTTTGTTTTTCTCTGCAATTTTGCCACTGAATTTTAACTTCACGTTTCTTATAACTCCACCAAGTCTTGCACTTGCAATTTTACCCATTTTTTCGGCGAGTAGCATATATGGGTGTATAAACTCGAACTCTGCCGGTTCTATCGACGGTAAGTTCACTGCATTTTTTACTGGCAAACCTTTTGCAAGATTTATGATATCTTCAGCAACAATTAGTCCTACACTGAGTTGAGCCTCTTCGGTTGAGGCTCCGAGATGCGGTGTGGTAATTACGTTTTCAAAGGTAAATATGGGGCTGTTGAAATCCGGAGGCTCTTTTTCAAAAACATCGAGCGCTACTCCTCCTATTTTTCCATTCTGAAGCCCTTCTATGAGAGCTTTTTCATCTATAATCCCTCCTCTCGCTGTATTTACTATTAAAACTCCCTTTTTCATTAAATCTATTTGTTCCTTCTTTATCAACCCCATGGTCTCTTTTGTTTTGGGAACGTGCAGAGTGATTATATCTGATTCTTTAAGTAGTGTCTCAAAGTCTACGAGTTTTATTCCGATTTGTTGAGCTCTTTCTGGTGGTATATAGGGATCGAATGCTAGAACATTCATTTCAAGTGCTTTGCACCTTTTTGCAACTTCAAAGCCAACTCTTCCGAGCCCAATTACACCAATGGTTTTACCACGAAGTTCAATTCCAGTAAACTTCTTTCTATCCCATTTCTTCTCTTTCATCGACAAATAAGCCTGTGGAATTTTTCTTGCCAAAGCAAATATCAGTGCTATTGTGTGTTCTGCAGTTGAAATCGTATTTCCTCCCGGGGCATTTACAACTACAATCCCCCGTGCAGTTGCACTCTCAAGATCGATGTTGTCAACCCCAACACCGGCTCTTCCAATTATCTTCAGATTCTTTGCTTTCTCTATTATATCTCTATCAACTTTTACTTGGCTTCTTACAATTAGAGCATCGTAATTCTGGATTATATTCAGTATTTCTTCCTTTTTGAGCCCTGTTTTTACGTCAACTTCTAAACCTTCTTTTTTCATTAATTCCACAGCTTCATCGCTGATGTGTTCTGCAACCAGCACTCTCATGACATCCACTCTAAAAGCCCAGGTATAAAAACTATGCGATTTCTATCAAGAACCCTCATTGTTTAAAAATCCTTTAAAATTCATTGGAATTATTGTAGAGATTTCAAATTTATTTGAGCTCACTGAAGAAATCTATGCTCAGTTGATGGACTGTTCGTTAGTTTCTCGATTGCTTTTCGAACGATTTCAAGACAAATCTTCGCATTTTCTTTCGCTCTTCCTATAATCACCTCGTAATCAACAATTTCGTTTCTAACTCCATGAGCATAATTGTCCATGGTGCATATCACTGCATATCGAATTCCAAGTTCCTTGGCAACCGTTGCCTCACTGCCAGCGGTCATACCGACACAATCTGCAAAGTTCTTTATCATCGCTATTTCTGCTCTTGTTTCAAGTCTCGGGCCACGAGTTTGAAAATACACGCCTTTGTCTATGACGGGTAAATTCGAGATCTTCTTAGCTGTCTCAATGAGAACCTGTCGAATCGATTCGTCAAATCCAGGCGTTATATAAACGAGCGAGTCGTTAAAGACGCTTACAGAATTGAATAGATCTATGTAGTCGTGCGGTATGATCAAGGCAGGAATTTCGATGTCTTCTCTCAGACAACCCGCAGAACCGAGACCGATCACTTTATCTACACCCAGAATTTTAAAAGCATAGAAATTTGCTTGATGATTTATAACATGGGGAGGCTTGTTTTTCCTTCTACCATGTCTCTGGATTACCGCAACCTCTACACCGTTTAAATTTCCTAAATCGACTTCTGCAGTTCCAAATGGGGTTTTTAGTTCCATCTCTCTTTTCTCTTTCAAAAACTCGTTTTCAAGTAGCAAAGTTCCCCCAATAACTCCTATCATCTTCTCAACCTCCAATATGTTTTCCCAGAATCCTGAAATCTTTCGATTACTCTTCTTTTTTCCAGAATCTGAATTATTTCAGTTAATTTCATTGGTTGAGAAATTTCGAGATTTATTGGATCCAATTTGAACTCGGAAAACAAAGCATTTTTTATTCCCCAAAAATCTTGCTCTCCCTTTTCGAGAATCCTCAAGACGAGTGCAGATAGTTCCTCCACCAAGTTCCATGGGAAAATTATCCATACATTCTCCGGAACGTATTCTCCAAGATAGTCTGGGATGAATTCTGAGCTTTGAAACATTAAAAGAGCTCCGGTTTTTATTTCATCTGCCTTTACTCTCTGAAGAGTTCTTTTCATTGTCTTTCCTGTGTTTACAAAGTCATCTACGATTAGAGCCCTTTTCACAGAAACCTCCTCTTTTAGTTTTAAATCAATACTAACTACGTCTACACCAAGGTAGTCGCTTAAGATCATTGAAGCGAACCAGCCACCTTTTGCGGGTGCAATGATCTTTTCTGGTCTAAAGGTGTCTTCAAGAACCTGTATTGCTAATTTCCTGCACAAAAGTTCAGCGTATTCCCAGTTCAACACGACGTAGCGATCCATTCAACCACCATTGAAGTTAAGCCTGCCTATTCTGTCTCCGAGATAAACAGCAACGTTGCATGGCATCGGGTTAAGATTTACCTTCTTTTGAAATTCAGTTTGCGATTGCCAAGTGGATGAGTTTACAAGAAAAACACCTCTATAAAAACCAATTCCGAACGTATGGACATGACCACTATGGATTACATCCGGTATTTCCTCGATAACAAGATTGTCTTCCCTTTCTGGTGCTATTGGACTCCTACCACCGTATAGCGGACATAAATGACGTCTTTTTAAAAGTTCTTCCATTCCCTTATGTGGAGCATCGTAGCTTAGTCTGGGAATCTTCGTTACAATGTCATCAAGACTTCGACCATGATACACAAGAACCCTGACACCATTCAGATCAAGAAGAGCAGGATTACCAACGCTCATTACATTTTTGGGAAAGAGAGTTTCAAATTCGTTGGGCAGTGGTGGTTGTGGTTCTGCTTGACGGACCGCATCGTGATTGCCCGGGGAGATTATGAGCTCCACGTCTTTTCTAATTTCATCAAGATTTTCCGCAGCATATTCGTATTGTTGGTAAATGTCTATTATTGCCAATTCCTTTTCTTGTTCTGGATAAACGCCCACCCCATCCACTATGTCCCCAGCCAGAATGACGTATTTTATCTTTTCTGCAATTTCATTCAATTTTTCATCCTGACATTCACAGTTAAGCCATTCGACAAATTTTTTCCATTTCTCTTGAAGAAAACCCTTACTACCGAAATGTGTATCCGATATGAACACTATCCCAAAATTTATTGTCTTTTTATCTCCATTCACAGGAACATCTGGAAAGATTATTCTGTCTGCCACAAGCGAACTCCCTTTTAGTGTTCCCGTGACTCCTATTACCTCATCACCGAGCAATTCTCTTGCAATTTCCGCATTTTTTCCATTTGCAATACAGTTAATCGTCCCAGTCTGATCTTCCAGTTCAATTAAAAAATGATCTTTTCGTTCGATTACATTTGAAACTATACCTACAATACTAACAATCTCCCCTTTAACTCTACCGAGATTTCTGATCTGTGTAGGCTGAATTCTGTTTTTCAAAATTTTGGAAATCTTTTCAAGTCTGGAGTTAAAGTAGGCCACAAAATCTTCAACTTTTCCCTCAACAATTGAAGTTCTAAAATCTCTGAGGATTCTAATTCCTTGATCAGTCTTGAATTCAGCCTGCTTTTTAGTTTCTGGGCTTTTTATTGTTTTGGGCTGAGTAAGAATTGCTCTAACATCCTCCTCACTTATTATAAACTTATTTTTTGCGATTTTACAAACCTCCTCTATAATGGCTTCTGGATCTTCAGAGGAGCAGATAAGTTGGGCCGCCTCAGGACTTATGTTGTGCCCCCGAACAAGAAGTTTTTTGGCAACAGTAACTGGATCGATATTTTTAACTACCCTCTGCCCCCCTTCATTCATGGAAAGAGCTAAGGTTATTGAGTTCTTAAAGGATTTGGTCTCAACAATTGCAATAGTAGCCATAATAATATTTCTTGGAATTGCTATTACCGGATGTTGGCCCTTTATGGTTGCGGTCGAATCGGGAAGCATGGAACCAAATCTCATGCCCGGAGATGTAGTTATACTCATGCACCCCTCCAGAGTTGGGCTTAAAACATGGGAAGATGGAAAGAAATCCGGATACATGAGCTTTGGAGACTATGGGGATGTGATAGTCTACTACCCAAACGGACACGGAAAAGCCATAATTCATAGAGCGATTGCATACGTCAACGCTTCAGAGAATATCCCAGTTCTAAGTGGAGGTAAGCTCTCCAGAACGGAAGAAGTTGCCGAGATTTCCGGATACATCACCCAGGGGGATGCAAACAGAATTCCCGATCAGCTGGCAGTGGTTAGATCGCAAAGCGGATTAGATAGAATTCTACCGGTGCAAGAAGAATGGATTGTAGGTGTTGCAAAGCTTAGGATTCCACTTATAGGTTATCTTAGACTACTTATCCCCATATAATGCCCGAACTTTAACGAACATTGGTCCGCGAACATCTATTTTTCCACCTCTCCACAGAATGTAGTTTCTGACATTTTCCTGAATTGTTAGATTTACACTTGAAAGAGCTTCAACGTTTCTAATTCTGACAAGAACACTTTCTTTTTCTTTAATTGCGTAATCCTCAATTCTTTTCGCTGCGAGAAGAGAGAATGAGTTGATATACCTTATACCGCATCTAATACCCTCTTCAAATAACTTTCTAAATTCCTCAGTTTCGGGGACTCCATAAACGCTTCCGTCATGCACGACGATTTCATTTGCAAATGCGGGTCCGCACAGCTTTGAATTTGGCTCATCCTCTTCGACATATACTTTCACTTCTTTTCCGTATAACTCCCCCTCAAAAGCTAGAAAACTGCAGGGACTGAGGGCATTTGCATTCTTTATAGCGGTTTCGACAATTTTTCTGGCGATCTCAAATCCCGTTGATGTATTTGGAACTTCTTTTACTTTGATAGCCCTCGCAATTTCAAGATCGCTTAACCTTATCTCGCCATAGAGCTGTGGATAAACGAGCTTTCTGACATCTTCATAGCCAAATAAGATCATTGCAAGCCTTTCAACACCGAGACCCAGGTTCATAACAGGGTAGTCTATATCATATTCAGCCAGAGCGGTCGGAGAGTAAACACCAAAAGTTGCAACTTCAACCCATCCATCGCTATATTTTGTCTTGGATCCAACAAGCTTCGGATAAAATGCATATACTTCTGTTTGAGTTGAAGGTATGTAATACTTACTTCTCTTCTCATCTGGCTTGAATTTGAATTTTTCAAAGCCGAATTGTCTTAGCAGAGCTTCTGCAACCGCTTTTCCATCATCCACTGTTATATCTTCGTCAACAACAACACAACTTGCGGAGAAATAACTGTATAGTCGTGTTGCATCCTCCCCCTGTTCTTTTCTGAAGCATCTGTCTACACTAAAGAGTTTTATCGGTAAAGGAAGCTTATCTGCAATTTCGCTAAGGGTTATGAACCATCCGGTTGTCATATGGCTACGAAGGGTTAGTTTGCTAGGCTCGGGCTTTAACTCCTTGAATTCGGGAAAGACTTCATCGATCACCCTTATTGCTGTTAGATCATCAACTCCAAGCACTTTTGCTATCTCATAGCTAAGATCGTCCCCATCAATTCGACCCTTTTTATAAGAATGAAACACTTTCCTTAATTCCTCTTCATCTATGTCCTTTCCGATTATTTTTTTAATTTTCTCGATCCTGTCCAGAGAAATTCCAACATTGGGTTTTGGAAGGGATGCCAAGTAGAAACATCGATCAAGAACAGCCAAAGCTTCCTTTCCAAACTGTTTTTTCACATGCACGTCTTCGACGATTAAAGGATTTACAACTTCCTTAAAGCCCATCGATAGATATGCTCTCCTGAGCATTTCAATGGTTTTAAAAAGCGGATGTTCTTCGCCATAAGAATATCCTAACCGTGGATAAGTTTTGTTTGGATTAAAATTCTCAATTATCTCCTTTCCACTCAGCCAAGCCTTTTCAAAGTCTTTTCCTGCAAGCTCTTTGAACTTTCTTGCGTTAAATTTCATAGGCAAGTTTTGGCAGTAAAGTTATTTATCTTTGTCGTAATTACCCATGTGCTTAAAAGGGAAAAGAGAAGGGAAAAAGAGATAGCTTTGGAAAGGGTTGTATATCTGATTAAAAGAGCTGAAGAGTTTAAAAATATCGATTATGAACTGTCAAGGCGATACATTGAGCTATCAAAAAAGATTGCAACGAAATATCGCGTAAGAATCCCCAAAGAGTATAAGTTATATTTCTGCAAAAAATGTTTATACCCTTACAAAAGCGATAAATTTCGAGTAAGAATTAATAAATCCGCGGTTGTTATAACCTGCCTGAACTGTATGCACGTAAGAAGATTTCAACTGAAGGGAGATCGAAATGTTCGAAGGACTTGAAAAGATTTGTGATGTTTACATGATCGAAACCTATGCATATGACGAAACTCCAAAGCCAGTAGCACCAAAACCAGCGGATTTTGTCGTTGTAAAACCAAAAAATACAGTCGAAGTTTCCGAAATATTAAGGTTTGCAAACGATCGTAAAATACCTGTTTTTATTCGTGGCGGCGGAACAGGGCTAAGCGGTGGAGCAATTCCAACAAGAAAAGGAATCCTCTTATCAACTGAAAAGATGCGAAATATTGAGATTGATAAGAGAAACAGAGTTGCGATTTGCCAAGCAGGAGTAACGCTTGAGGAGTTATCTCGAAATGCTGAAAAAGAGGGGCTCAGCTTTCCTCCACGCCCAGGAGCTGAAAGTGCCACTGTAGGAGGTATGATAGCCACAAATGCTGGAGGGGTAAGAGCTCTAAAGTTTGGGGTCATGAGAAATTACGTACTAGGTATGGAAGTCGTTCTTCCAGATGGGAGAATCCTAAATCTTGGTGGGAAAACTCTTAAAAGTTCTTCAGGTTACTCTTTGCTTCATTTAATGATAGGAAACGAGGGGACGCTTGGTGTTATTACAAAGGCAATAATAAGGCTTCTTCCTCCGCTTAGAGATATGACAATGCTTGCAATACCATTCAAAAGTGTGGAGAACGCCTTAAATTTTGCCATAGAAACGTCTTTATCTTTTACACCGCTGGCAATGGAGTTCATGGATAAAAAGGCTGTTGAAATTGGGGAAACTGTCAGTGGAAAAAGATGGGTAAGTAAAGAGGGCAATGCTCATATAATAGCGATTCTCGAAAACAGAGAAGAAGCTGAGAAAGTTGCAGACATCGCATACAATCACGGAGCTATAGACATTTTTGTGCCAAGTCAAAGAGAGCAGAAAGACCTCCTTGAACTTCGAGGCAAAATTTATTTTGGATTAAAGGATAAAATCATCGAAATACTTGACGTTTGCATACCTCCTGCAGAGATAGCAGAATTTTTGAGAAGAAGTGAAGAACTTGCCAGGAAATATGGGATTGAGCTGATAACTTACGGGCATCTGGGAGATGGTAATTTGCACCAGCATCCGCTTTTGTTCGATGGATGGGAAAAAAGTTATCCAAAGTTCAGAAAAGAAATTCTGAAACTTGGTATCGAATTTGGCGGAGTTATAAGCGGTGAACACGGTATAGGGGTGCTGAAGAAAGAGGAGCTCAGGGAGTTCTATCCGGAGCAATATAATCTGATGCTTGAAATAAAGAAGATATTTGATCCCAATTTTATTCTGAATCCAGACAAAATATTTTAGGGCTCAACAATCGTGCCTATTTTTTCACCTTTTAGAACTCTAAGGATGTTTTCAGGTTCCCCCTTGAAAACGATCGTTTTTATTTTGCTCCTCTCTATTATTTTTGTAGATAATATATCCATCACAACGTTTGCTCCAGCTTCCATTGATAAATTGGAGATCAGCTTCACGAGTTCTGAAGACTTGATTTTTTCTAACTTTTTAGCATTTGGGTTCTTTTTAGGATCCTCAGAATAGACACCGTCTACAGAAGTTGCATTTAAAAAGAGGTCTGCCTTTACAAACTCCGCAAGAAGTGCTGAAGTCGCATCGGTAGTGTGCCCGGGAAAAGTTCCACCCATAACAACTGCCTTATAGCTTTTACTTAGTTCTTCAGCTTCTATAAAGTTTTCAGGAATCTTTTTTGCAGAATTTTTCATAGCATAAGCAAGAAGCATTGCATTGATCCGGGTGACTGCTATCCCTAAATAATCGCACATAGTTTCATTCGCCCCGAGCTCTCTCGCCTTTTTTATTATCTCTCTTGCAAGTTTTCCACCACCCACTACTACGAAAAGCTCATTTTCATCTGAAATTCTGTCGAGAACATCAGCATAACTCTTTATTCTTTGAGCATCCCCTTCAAAAACCGAACCACCAAGTGAAATGACTACACGCATGAAAAAAGTTCAAGTTTGCCTTTTATATTTTTTGGCATGAATTTTGAGATAGGTAGATAGTAATTTATAACCTCTCATGGTTATTTTTCTGTGGCACTAACAAGAGATATTGCGGATGAGCTCAGAGATTCATACATAGACTATGCAATGAGCGTTATCGTGGGAAGAGCTTTGCCAGACGTTAGAGATGGACTTAAACCGGTGCAGAGAAGAATTTTGTATGCGATGTTCGAAATGGGACTAAGGAGCGACAGACAGTTTAGAAAGTGTGCAAGAATAGTGGGAGAAGTTTTGGGTAAGTATCATCCGCACGGCGATGCAGCTGTTTATGATGCTCTGGTTAGACTTGCACAAGACTTCACGATGAGATATCCCCTTATTGAAGGTCAGGGTAATTTTGGTAGTGTTGATGGCGACTCCCCAGCGGCGATGCGTTATACAGAGGCAAGACTTTCAAAAATAGCTGAAGAAATGCTGGCAGATATCGATAAGGAGACGGTAGATTTCGTACCTAATTTCGATGCAACTTTACAAGAGCCAATCGTATTGCCGTCTAAAATCCCAAATTTGCTCATTAATGGTTCAAGCGGGATAGCGGTTGGAATGGCAACAAACATTCCTCCTCACAATCTAGTAGAAGTCTGCTCAGCCATAGTTCAATACATAAAAAATCCACAAATCACACTTGAAGAGCTCATGGAGTTTATAAAGGGGCCTGATTTTCCGACTGGGGGGGTAATAGTTGGTATTGATGGAATCGTTGAAGCCTACAGAAGTGGTAGAGGCAAAATAACAGTTCGGGGAAAAGTGGAATTAGAAGAAGATAGGATTGTAATAAAGGAAATTCCCTACATGGTAAACAAGTCTCGCCTTGTAGAAAGTATAGCAGAACTTGCCAAGGAATTGGACGAAATTAGAAGTATAAGAGATGAATCGGATAGAGAGGGGATAAGAATAGTCATCGAATTACGTAAAGATTCCAATCCCGAAATCGTGCTCAAAAAGCTATACATGAATACCAATCTCGAAACAACTTTCAGCATTACGCTTTTAGCTCTCGTGAATAACGAACCAAAACTGTTAAGTTTAATAGATATAATTTCGGAATTTGTAAAGCATAGAAGGGAGATTATAAGAAGGAAAATTGTTCACGAACTTAAAAAAACACGAGAGAGACTTCACATAGTCGAGGGACTAAAGAAAGTTATAGAAGACATAGATAATGCCATAGCACTAATTAAATCTTCCAAATCTCCATCAGAAGCGAAAAAGTCTCTCATTGAGAAGTATTCTCTTTCAGAAGTTCAGGCTGATGCAGTTCTGCAAACGAGACTTCAAAAGCTAACGAACATCGAAGTCCAATCTTTGGTAGAAGAACACAATCAATTGAAAAAAACAATTATGGAGTTCGAATCGATTCTTGCAGAACCCAAAAAATTGGATGAGATTCTTATCTCTGAAATAAACGAGATAAAGGAGAAATATGGGGATGCAAGAAGAACAGAAATAGTTTTGAGCATTGATAAGCCTGTTTTGGCAGAAGAGACAATAGTGTTAGTGACTTCCGACGGTTTTATAAAAAGAATGTCTCCAATTAACTTCAAGAAGCAGGAGCGAGGAGGAGTCGGGGTAATCGCAGCAAGTGTAAAAGAAAATGATGAGATAGTATTTTTCAATGTGTGCAAAACCGATGAAAAACTTCTGGTTTTTACAGAGAATGGTAATGCCTTCTGGATCGATATTGAGGAAATTCCGAACATGGATAGGGTATCAGGAGGGACATCGTTGAGAAAGTTCATCCGGCTCGAAGATGAAAAAGTAATTTCTGCGGTTAACGTTAGGTCTTTTGATGATGGTGAAGTTCTTATATTGTCAAAAAATGGCTATATCAAAAGAGTCCCCCTAAAGGAATTTGAAAATGCCAAAAGAGCAGGAATAAGAGCTTCGAGCGAAAATATTGCATTTGCAACACTCTTAAAAGGGAAAGATGTCTTTTTGGCGACAGAAATGGGATACGTTTTGAGGGTGAGTGCGGATGACATCCCGGTATACTCGAGAAACTCACGTGGAGTGGTTGCTATGCGTCCAAGAGAGGGTGACAGAATTGTATGGATTACGTCAGGAATCGATGAAAAACTCCTGCTATTGACAGAAAATGGATTTGGAAAAAAGGTCGAGATTTCGAATTTTAGAACCCTTCACCGCGGAGCTAAAGGAATAGTGGGATATGGTATTACTGAAAAGACGGGTAAATTGGTTTTGGCTGAAATTTGTGGCAAGGGCGATTTATTCATTATCAGCAGAGACGGATATTGCCTAAGAACAGATTTGGAAGAAATTCCAACCCAAGGAAGGACGTCTTCTGGTGTTATAATTAGCAAGAAGGGTATTTGGAGAGCCTTTATATACAAGTAAAAAGATTTGTTCTTTTCAAAAACTCTAAATTTTTCAGGCATTGAAGTGCGATCGTGATAGTCGCAGATGTTAGTATTATTCCAATAGGTGCCGGCGAGAGTGTCTCAAAATTTGTCAAAAAAGCAGTGGAAGAGCTCAAAAAGAGTGGACTGAGGGTAGAGGTCTCGGCGATGAGCACAGTTGTTGAGGCAAATAACATTGATGTTCTTTTCGCTGCAATTCAAAGGGCAAGAGAAGCCGTGTTCAGCATGGGTGCCAAAAGAGTTTACACGATTATCCGAATAGACGAAAGAAGAGACAAAGAGTCAGGAATCGATATTAAAAAGTCTGCAATTTCATAGAACGCCAGAAGTAAAATCTAATGAAATTCCCAAATGATGTCTCTTGCTCACTTTTTGATGTTATCTCAACCTGTTCTCGAGAAAAAATTATAGCC encodes the following:
- the sepS gene encoding O-phosphoserine--tRNA ligase, whose amino-acid sequence is MKFNARKFKELAGKDFEKAWLSGKEIIENFNPNKTYPRLGYSYGEEHPLFKTIEMLRRAYLSMGFKEVVNPLIVEDVHVKKQFGKEALAVLDRCFYLASLPKPNVGISLDRIEKIKKIIGKDIDEEELRKVFHSYKKGRIDGDDLSYEIAKVLGVDDLTAIRVIDEVFPEFKELKPEPSKLTLRSHMTTGWFITLSEIADKLPLPIKLFSVDRCFRKEQGEDATRLYSYFSASCVVVDEDITVDDGKAVAEALLRQFGFEKFKFKPDEKRSKYYIPSTQTEVYAFYPKLVGSKTKYSDGWVEVATFGVYSPTALAEYDIDYPVMNLGLGVERLAMILFGYEDVRKLVYPQLYGEIRLSDLEIARAIKVKEVPNTSTGFEIARKIVETAIKNANALSPCSFLAFEGELYGKEVKVYVEEDEPNSKLCGPAFANEIVVHDGSVYGVPETEEFRKLFEEGIRCGIRYINSFSLLAAKRIEDYAIKEKESVLVRIRNVEALSSVNLTIQENVRNYILWRGGKIDVRGPMFVKVRALYGDK
- a CDS encoding ribonuclease P, which codes for MLKREKRREKEIALERVVYLIKRAEEFKNIDYELSRRYIELSKKIATKYRVRIPKEYKLYFCKKCLYPYKSDKFRVRINKSAVVITCLNCMHVRRFQLKGDRNVRRT
- a CDS encoding FAD-binding oxidoreductase, translated to MFEGLEKICDVYMIETYAYDETPKPVAPKPADFVVVKPKNTVEVSEILRFANDRKIPVFIRGGGTGLSGGAIPTRKGILLSTEKMRNIEIDKRNRVAICQAGVTLEELSRNAEKEGLSFPPRPGAESATVGGMIATNAGGVRALKFGVMRNYVLGMEVVLPDGRILNLGGKTLKSSSGYSLLHLMIGNEGTLGVITKAIIRLLPPLRDMTMLAIPFKSVENALNFAIETSLSFTPLAMEFMDKKAVEIGETVSGKRWVSKEGNAHIIAILENREEAEKVADIAYNHGAIDIFVPSQREQKDLLELRGKIYFGLKDKIIEILDVCIPPAEIAEFLRRSEELARKYGIELITYGHLGDGNLHQHPLLFDGWEKSYPKFRKEILKLGIEFGGVISGEHGIGVLKKEELREFYPEQYNLMLEIKKIFDPNFILNPDKIF
- the pyrH gene encoding UMP kinase — protein: MRVVISLGGSVFEGDAQRIKSYADVLDRISDENELFVVVGGGKLAREIIKKARELGANETMCDYLGIAVTRINAMLLAYAMKNSAKKIPENFIEAEELSKSYKAVVMGGTFPGHTTDATSALLAEFVKADLFLNATSVDGVYSEDPKKNPNAKKLEKIKSSELVKLISNLSMEAGANVVMDILSTKIIERSKIKTIVFKGEPENILRVLKGEKIGTIVEP
- the gyrA gene encoding DNA gyrase subunit A codes for the protein MALTRDIADELRDSYIDYAMSVIVGRALPDVRDGLKPVQRRILYAMFEMGLRSDRQFRKCARIVGEVLGKYHPHGDAAVYDALVRLAQDFTMRYPLIEGQGNFGSVDGDSPAAMRYTEARLSKIAEEMLADIDKETVDFVPNFDATLQEPIVLPSKIPNLLINGSSGIAVGMATNIPPHNLVEVCSAIVQYIKNPQITLEELMEFIKGPDFPTGGVIVGIDGIVEAYRSGRGKITVRGKVELEEDRIVIKEIPYMVNKSRLVESIAELAKELDEIRSIRDESDREGIRIVIELRKDSNPEIVLKKLYMNTNLETTFSITLLALVNNEPKLLSLIDIISEFVKHRREIIRRKIVHELKKTRERLHIVEGLKKVIEDIDNAIALIKSSKSPSEAKKSLIEKYSLSEVQADAVLQTRLQKLTNIEVQSLVEEHNQLKKTIMEFESILAEPKKLDEILISEINEIKEKYGDARRTEIVLSIDKPVLAEETIVLVTSDGFIKRMSPINFKKQERGGVGVIAASVKENDEIVFFNVCKTDEKLLVFTENGNAFWIDIEEIPNMDRVSGGTSLRKFIRLEDEKVISAVNVRSFDDGEVLILSKNGYIKRVPLKEFENAKRAGIRASSENIAFATLLKGKDVFLATEMGYVLRVSADDIPVYSRNSRGVVAMRPREGDRIVWITSGIDEKLLLLTENGFGKKVEISNFRTLHRGAKGIVGYGITEKTGKLVLAEICGKGDLFIISRDGYCLRTDLEEIPTQGRTSSGVIISKKGIWRAFIYK
- a CDS encoding MTH1187 family thiamine-binding protein, with protein sequence MIVADVSIIPIGAGESVSKFVKKAVEELKKSGLRVEVSAMSTVVEANNIDVLFAAIQRAREAVFSMGAKRVYTIIRIDERRDKESGIDIKKSAIS